One segment of Methylotenera versatilis 79 DNA contains the following:
- a CDS encoding integration host factor subunit alpha, protein MTLTKADLADLLFEQVGLNKREAKDMVEAFFEEVRTALETGDSVKLSGFGNFELRKKSERPGRNPKTGEEIPITARRVVTFHASQKLKSKVEEHYA, encoded by the coding sequence ATGACCTTAACAAAAGCGGATTTAGCCGATTTGTTGTTTGAGCAAGTGGGCTTGAATAAACGCGAGGCAAAAGATATGGTAGAGGCATTTTTTGAGGAAGTGCGTACCGCTTTAGAAACGGGTGATAGCGTTAAGTTATCGGGGTTTGGTAATTTTGAATTACGTAAAAAATCTGAGCGTCCTGGCCGCAACCCAAAAACTGGCGAAGAAATACCGATTACTGCGCGCCGTGTGGTGACTTTTCATGCGAGTCAGAAATTAAAAAGTAAAGTTGAAGAGCACTACGCTTAA
- the pheT gene encoding phenylalanine--tRNA ligase subunit beta — MQFSENWLRAFVNPAMSSTELSHALTMAGLEVEEMTPVAPAFGNIVIGEIIEAIKHPDADRLQVCKVNVGKEPLQIVCGASNARVGLKVPCALVGAELPSISIKQAKVRGVESFGMLCSAKELGLAAEANGLLELPDDATAGQDIREYLNLNDYTLTLKLTPNRTDCLSILGIARDVTAITGAPITLPVFNTVAVESAKSLAVKVTASEACPAYYGRVIEGVNAQANTPDWMIRNLERSGVRSISAIVDITNYVLLELGQPMHAFDLATLNGGVNVRFAAENEQVKLLNNTEVKLASDDLVIADNNGAIALAGIMGGEPTSVTDATTAIFLESAFFTPDAIAGKARRLGLSTDSSYRFERGVDFGNTKLALERATGLVLQICGGKAGELTEVVNQLPERVSVTLRYSRLCSVLGITIPKQTVGTLLTQLGFKFTEENNLFVIKAPTYRFDIAREEDLIEEIARLHGYDKIPAIIPTAHLNMLNATESVFNTNWLHDALQAQGYQEIISYSFVDESWERDLLGNTQPIKLKNPIASNLSVMRSGLWGGLLDTLTYNINRKQERAMLFEIGSSYHAAPEGFNEQARVAGLFYGAFQPEQWGAATKDVDFYDIKATVEKLTHGNAEYRAETHSALHPGQSARIYLDGQPIGWLGKLHPKWQQHYSLVKNCFLFELEVLPLLKKSVASYLEVPKTLAIRRDLAVIVDINEPVQVILNAVTNANIPLVTQVQLFDIYQGKGIPENKKSLALSVLMQDTHKTLVDIEAEAAMAQLLKLLENQFGASLRN, encoded by the coding sequence ATGCAATTTTCAGAAAACTGGTTACGTGCCTTTGTCAATCCTGCAATGTCATCCACAGAGCTCAGTCATGCCTTAACAATGGCAGGGCTTGAGGTGGAAGAAATGACACCTGTTGCACCAGCGTTTGGCAATATTGTGATTGGCGAAATTATTGAAGCGATTAAACATCCTGATGCTGATCGTTTACAGGTGTGTAAAGTCAATGTTGGTAAGGAACCCTTGCAAATTGTATGTGGTGCAAGCAACGCGCGAGTGGGATTAAAAGTGCCTTGCGCGTTGGTTGGAGCCGAGTTGCCAAGTATATCCATCAAGCAAGCCAAAGTGCGCGGTGTTGAGTCTTTTGGCATGCTATGCTCGGCCAAAGAACTGGGATTAGCGGCAGAAGCAAATGGTTTGCTCGAGTTGCCAGATGATGCAACAGCAGGTCAAGATATTCGTGAGTATTTGAATTTAAATGACTATACGCTCACATTAAAACTCACGCCAAACCGCACCGATTGTTTAAGTATTTTAGGGATTGCACGTGATGTGACTGCTATTACTGGCGCGCCAATTACATTGCCTGTATTTAATACAGTTGCTGTTGAAAGTGCTAAATCACTGGCTGTGAAAGTTACTGCAAGTGAAGCGTGTCCTGCTTATTATGGCCGCGTGATTGAAGGTGTGAATGCCCAAGCCAACACGCCCGATTGGATGATTCGCAATCTTGAACGTAGCGGTGTTCGCAGCATCAGCGCGATTGTCGATATTACCAATTACGTATTATTGGAGCTTGGCCAACCGATGCATGCATTTGACTTGGCTACATTAAACGGTGGAGTTAACGTTCGATTTGCAGCAGAAAATGAACAAGTCAAGCTGCTTAATAATACCGAAGTTAAATTAGCCAGCGATGATTTAGTGATTGCCGACAACAACGGTGCGATTGCGCTGGCGGGCATTATGGGCGGTGAACCTACATCTGTGACGGATGCTACAACGGCAATATTTTTAGAAAGCGCTTTTTTTACGCCTGATGCAATCGCAGGTAAAGCGCGTCGTTTAGGATTAAGTACCGATTCATCCTACCGTTTTGAACGCGGTGTAGATTTTGGAAATACAAAACTAGCTTTGGAACGCGCAACGGGTTTAGTGCTGCAAATTTGTGGTGGTAAAGCTGGCGAATTAACCGAAGTAGTTAATCAGTTGCCAGAGCGCGTTTCTGTCACATTGCGCTATTCACGCTTATGTTCTGTGTTGGGCATTACCATTCCTAAACAAACGGTTGGTACTTTATTAACGCAATTGGGCTTTAAATTCACAGAAGAGAATAATCTTTTTGTCATCAAAGCGCCGACTTATCGCTTTGATATTGCACGTGAAGAAGATTTGATTGAAGAAATCGCCCGTTTACACGGCTACGATAAAATTCCAGCAATTATCCCAACAGCGCATTTAAATATGCTCAATGCAACAGAATCTGTATTCAATACAAATTGGTTGCATGATGCTTTGCAAGCGCAAGGTTATCAAGAGATTATTAGTTATAGCTTTGTAGATGAAAGCTGGGAGCGCGATTTATTAGGCAATACGCAACCGATCAAACTAAAAAATCCTATTGCCAGCAATTTAAGTGTGATGCGCAGTGGTTTGTGGGGCGGATTATTAGATACGTTGACTTATAATATCAATCGCAAACAAGAGCGTGCGATGTTATTTGAAATCGGGTCAAGCTATCACGCTGCGCCAGAAGGTTTTAACGAGCAAGCGCGCGTTGCAGGCTTATTCTACGGTGCATTTCAGCCAGAGCAGTGGGGTGCCGCCACAAAAGATGTCGATTTTTATGATATTAAAGCTACAGTAGAAAAGTTAACACATGGAAATGCCGAATATCGGGCAGAAACGCACAGCGCATTACATCCTGGCCAGTCAGCTCGTATTTATTTAGATGGTCAGCCAATTGGTTGGTTGGGAAAATTACATCCAAAATGGCAGCAACATTACAGCTTGGTAAAAAATTGCTTTTTGTTTGAGCTGGAAGTTTTGCCTTTGCTGAAAAAATCAGTTGCAAGCTATTTAGAAGTACCAAAAACATTAGCGATACGTCGCGATTTGGCAGTTATTGTCGACATTAATGAACCTGTTCAAGTAATATTGAACGCAGTGACAAATGCCAATATTCCACTTGTGACACAAGTGCAACTGTTTGATATATATCAAGGAAAAGGTATTCCTGAAAATAAAAAAAGCCTTGCATTATCGGTACTTATGCAAGATACTCATAAAACTTTGGTAGATATTGAAGCTGAAGCTGCAATGGCACAGTTGCTAAAATTATTAGAAAATCAATTTGGCGCCTCATTGCGAAATTAA
- the pheS gene encoding phenylalanine--tRNA ligase subunit alpha, which produces MDNLQNLISESQADFSVCGDMPALENAKAKYLGKTGALTEALKGLGRLSNEERPAAGAAINVVKQAVEAALNARREAILSAEQAKQLAAESLDVSLPARAQSQGGLHPVTLTLRRIEQLFHSIGFDVATGPEIETDFYNFTALNIPENHPARAMHDTFYVDANHLQNADKKTDFVLRTHTSPVQVHYMEDALKNNQSPPLKIIAPGRVYRVDSDATHSPMFHQVEGLWVDENISFANLKGVVQDFLQKFFERADLTVRFRPSFFPFTEPSAEMDMSWNGGWLEIGGCGMVHPEVFKHVNIDSEKYRGFAFGLGVERLAMLRYGVNDLRHFFNNDLRFLSQFK; this is translated from the coding sequence ATGGATAATTTACAAAATCTCATTTCAGAATCGCAAGCGGATTTTAGTGTTTGTGGCGATATGCCAGCATTGGAAAATGCTAAAGCTAAATATTTGGGTAAAACGGGTGCGTTAACCGAAGCGCTCAAAGGTTTGGGTAGACTGTCAAATGAAGAACGTCCCGCCGCTGGGGCAGCAATTAATGTCGTCAAGCAGGCAGTTGAAGCGGCATTGAATGCGCGTCGGGAGGCAATTTTAAGCGCGGAGCAAGCGAAGCAACTAGCCGCTGAGTCATTAGATGTAAGTTTGCCGGCACGTGCCCAGTCTCAAGGTGGTTTGCATCCTGTGACTTTAACGTTGCGACGTATTGAGCAATTATTTCACTCTATTGGTTTCGATGTGGCAACAGGGCCTGAGATTGAAACGGATTTTTATAACTTTACTGCACTGAATATTCCTGAAAATCATCCTGCGCGTGCCATGCACGATACGTTTTATGTAGATGCTAATCATTTGCAAAATGCAGATAAAAAAACTGATTTTGTACTGCGCACACATACTTCACCTGTGCAAGTGCATTACATGGAAGATGCTCTAAAAAACAATCAATCCCCACCTTTGAAAATTATCGCGCCCGGACGTGTGTATCGTGTAGATTCAGATGCAACGCACTCACCGATGTTTCATCAGGTAGAGGGTTTGTGGGTAGATGAAAATATCAGCTTCGCAAACCTTAAAGGCGTTGTTCAGGATTTCTTACAGAAATTCTTTGAGCGCGCCGATTTAACGGTCAGATTTAGACCATCATTTTTCCCATTCACAGAGCCATCTGCTGAAATGGATATGAGTTGGAATGGTGGCTGGCTAGAAATTGGTGGTTGTGGCATGGTACATCCAGAAGTATTCAAGCATGTGAATATCGATAGTGAAAAATATCGCGGATTTGCCTTCGGCTTAGGCGTTGAGCGCTTGGCTATGTTGCGCTATGGCGTGAATGATTTACGCCATTTCTTTAATAATGATTTGCGCTTTTTGTCGCAATTTAAATAA
- the rplT gene encoding 50S ribosomal protein L20 translates to MPRVKRGVIARARHKKVLNAAKGYRGRRKNVYRVAKQAVMKAGQYAYRDRRQKKRQFRTLWIARINAGARELGLTYSRFMNGLKKASIEVDRKVLADLAVFDKAAFAKFVELAKTGLAA, encoded by the coding sequence ATGCCTAGAGTAAAACGTGGTGTCATCGCTCGCGCAAGACATAAAAAAGTATTAAACGCCGCTAAAGGTTATCGCGGTCGTCGTAAAAACGTTTATCGCGTTGCCAAGCAAGCGGTAATGAAGGCTGGTCAATATGCTTACCGTGACCGTCGTCAGAAAAAGCGTCAATTCCGCACATTGTGGATTGCACGTATTAACGCAGGTGCGCGTGAGTTAGGTTTAACTTACAGCCGCTTTATGAATGGCTTGAAAAAAGCTTCTATTGAAGTGGATCGTAAAGTACTAGCTGATTTAGCGGTATTTGACAAAGCGGCATTTGCTAAATTTGTTGAATTAGCAAAAACTGGCCTGGCAGCTTAA
- the rpmI gene encoding 50S ribosomal protein L35, translated as MPKMKTKSSAKKRFKFLGNGKVKRTHSHLRHILTKKTTKQKRKLRGTSIISPTDVKRVRAMMPTQ; from the coding sequence ATGCCAAAAATGAAGACAAAGAGCAGCGCCAAAAAACGCTTTAAGTTCTTAGGTAACGGTAAAGTGAAGCGTACGCATTCACATTTACGTCATATCCTAACCAAGAAAACCACTAAGCAAAAACGTAAGTTACGTGGCACTTCGATCATCTCACCAACTGACGTCAAGCGCGTTCGCGCAATGATGCCAACACAATAA
- the infC gene encoding translation initiation factor IF-3, with product MAQDKDTRINGDITAPEVRLVGIEGEPLGIVSLREAFFKAEEADIDLVEIAPNATPPVCRLMDYGKFKYAESKRQHEQKLKQKQVVIKEIKFRPGTDDGDYNIKVRNIIRFLGEGDKAKITLRFRGREITHQEFGLALLRRVEADLTEHAVVEQFPKMEGRQMVMVLAPKKVEKPVVKQSAPKADRPPKTAEPKLVEKTEEKTEEKAAEKLSTTE from the coding sequence ATAGCACAAGATAAAGATACGCGAATTAACGGGGATATTACCGCACCCGAAGTTCGTTTGGTGGGCATAGAAGGCGAACCGTTAGGCATAGTAAGTCTACGCGAGGCATTTTTTAAAGCTGAAGAAGCGGATATCGATTTGGTGGAAATTGCACCAAACGCTACACCACCAGTGTGCAGGTTGATGGATTACGGTAAGTTTAAGTATGCTGAAAGCAAGCGTCAGCATGAACAAAAACTGAAACAAAAACAAGTTGTTATTAAAGAAATTAAGTTTCGCCCAGGTACGGATGATGGCGATTACAATATTAAAGTACGTAATATCATCCGCTTTTTGGGTGAGGGCGATAAAGCGAAAATCACGTTGCGTTTCAGAGGTCGTGAGATTACGCATCAGGAATTTGGTTTGGCATTGTTAAGACGTGTAGAAGCGGATTTAACTGAGCATGCGGTAGTTGAGCAATTTCCAAAAATGGAAGGCCGCCAAATGGTGATGGTTTTAGCACCGAAAAAAGTAGAGAAACCAGTAGTGAAGCAATCAGCGCCTAAAGCAGACAGGCCGCCAAAAACAGCTGAACCAAAACTAGTTGAAAAAACAGAAGAAAAAACAGAAGAAAAAGCAGCAGAGAAATTAAGTACAACTGAGTAA
- the thrS gene encoding threonine--tRNA ligase has protein sequence MPVIRLPDGSQRNFDSPVTVAQVAMDIGAGLAKAALAGKVTHNNQESKLVDTSYLIETDSDLAIITDKSDDGLDIIRHSTAHLLAHAVKELFPDAQVTIGPVIDNGFYYDFSYKRPFTPEDLIAIEKKMGELAKKDEQVTRKVLPRDEAVAYFKSINEHYKAEIIESIPANEDVSLYSEGSFTDLCRGPHVPNIGKLKAFKLMKLAGAYWRGDSNNEMLQRVYGTAWRNKEELEAYLFQLEEAEKRDHRKLGKQLDYFHMQDDAPGMVFWHPRGWSIWQEVEQYMRQMFKDYNYQEVRTPTIMDKTLWEKSGHWQNYRDNMFVTKSENRDYAVKPMNCPGHVQIFNSSLHSYRDLPLRLAEFGSCHRNEPSGSLHGLMRVRGFTQDDAHIFCTEEQVEAEVADFIKMLYKAYGDFGFNDVLVKLSTRPEKRIGSDEDWDRAETSLANALKLNNLDFEYQPGEGAFYGPKIEFTLKDSLGRLWQCGTIQLDPNLPERLGAEYVAEDNSRKRPIMLHRAIVGSMERFIGILIENYAGAMPLWLAPVQAMVLNISENQSDYVMQVVENLKKNGIRCDFDLRNEKITYKIREHSMQKMPYLLVAGEREMQAGQVAVRTRKGEDLGSMPIADLIARLKAEVEAKV, from the coding sequence ATGCCAGTAATTCGCTTACCAGATGGCTCGCAACGCAATTTTGATAGCCCTGTAACCGTCGCGCAAGTTGCGATGGATATTGGCGCAGGCCTTGCGAAAGCGGCTCTAGCTGGCAAAGTGACGCACAACAATCAAGAGTCTAAATTGGTTGATACGAGTTATCTGATTGAAACAGATAGTGATTTAGCGATTATTACCGACAAATCTGATGATGGCTTAGACATTATTCGTCATTCCACAGCGCATTTATTAGCGCATGCAGTTAAAGAACTTTTTCCTGATGCGCAAGTAACGATTGGCCCAGTGATTGACAACGGTTTTTATTATGACTTTTCGTATAAACGCCCATTTACGCCAGAGGATTTGATCGCCATTGAGAAGAAAATGGGCGAGCTTGCCAAAAAAGATGAGCAAGTGACACGCAAAGTGTTGCCGCGAGATGAAGCTGTGGCGTATTTCAAAAGCATTAATGAGCATTACAAAGCAGAAATTATCGAATCGATTCCTGCTAACGAAGATGTTTCTTTATATTCAGAAGGCAGTTTTACCGATTTGTGCCGTGGTCCACATGTGCCGAATATCGGCAAATTAAAAGCTTTTAAGTTAATGAAATTAGCAGGCGCATATTGGCGTGGCGATAGCAATAACGAGATGTTGCAACGCGTGTACGGCACAGCTTGGCGCAACAAAGAAGAATTGGAAGCTTATTTATTTCAGTTAGAAGAAGCTGAAAAACGCGATCATCGCAAACTTGGTAAGCAACTAGATTATTTCCATATGCAAGATGACGCACCAGGCATGGTGTTCTGGCATCCGCGTGGCTGGAGTATTTGGCAAGAAGTGGAGCAGTACATGCGCCAAATGTTCAAAGATTACAATTATCAAGAAGTGCGCACGCCGACCATTATGGATAAAACCTTATGGGAAAAGTCTGGCCACTGGCAAAACTATCGCGATAACATGTTTGTGACTAAGTCTGAAAATCGCGATTACGCGGTTAAGCCGATGAATTGCCCAGGTCATGTGCAAATTTTTAATAGTAGTTTACATAGCTATCGCGATTTGCCTTTGAGGTTGGCCGAGTTTGGCTCATGTCATCGTAATGAACCCTCTGGCTCATTGCACGGTTTAATGCGCGTGCGTGGTTTTACGCAAGATGATGCGCATATATTCTGTACAGAAGAACAAGTGGAAGCGGAAGTTGCCGATTTTATTAAGATGCTCTACAAAGCTTATGGTGACTTTGGTTTTAACGATGTATTAGTCAAGCTTTCAACGCGCCCAGAAAAGCGTATTGGTTCTGATGAGGATTGGGACAGGGCGGAAACTTCGCTTGCAAATGCACTTAAGTTGAACAATTTGGACTTTGAATATCAACCTGGTGAAGGTGCATTTTACGGCCCTAAAATTGAATTTACGCTGAAAGACTCATTAGGTAGATTGTGGCAATGCGGCACAATTCAGCTAGACCCTAATTTGCCAGAACGTTTAGGCGCCGAATATGTAGCAGAAGATAACTCGCGTAAACGCCCGATAATGTTGCACCGTGCCATTGTTGGTTCTATGGAGCGTTTCATTGGTATTTTAATTGAGAACTATGCAGGTGCAATGCCACTTTGGTTGGCACCTGTGCAGGCAATGGTGTTAAATATCTCTGAAAATCAATCCGATTATGTGATGCAAGTGGTTGAAAATTTGAAGAAAAATGGCATTAGATGCGATTTTGACTTGAGAAATGAGAAGATTACCTATAAAATACGCGAACATAGCATGCAAAAGATGCCTTATCTGCTAGTTGCAGGTGAGCGCGAAATGCAAGCAGGACAAGTAGCCGTGCGTACCAGAAAAGGTGAAGACCTAGGTTCCATGCCGATTGCCGACTTAATTGCTCGGCTAAAAGCAGAAGTTGAAGCTAAGGTTTAA
- a CDS encoding 2OG-Fe(II) oxygenase: MITQNLASTNFNALINTLSIQGYVIFDDFLAANIIIALRDEVDKRHINNEMVAAKTGLLSQLNPSKIRGDQICWLDEDSANINIQAYFAEMQALKMQLNQQLFMNLHSLETHLAIYPIGSIYQKHLDQFSQSADVNQTIGVKNDTKARQLSSILYLNADWQTDEGGELRLHLNALEYLDILPTAGKLVLFLSEKFWHEVRPATRERASLTGWFRTRSQSLI, from the coding sequence GTGATTACACAAAACCTAGCATCGACGAATTTTAACGCATTAATCAACACCCTCAGCATTCAAGGCTATGTTATTTTTGATGATTTTTTAGCAGCCAATATCATTATTGCTTTGCGCGATGAAGTTGATAAACGTCATATCAATAATGAGATGGTGGCTGCTAAAACAGGATTATTAAGCCAATTAAACCCATCCAAAATTCGTGGAGACCAAATTTGTTGGCTGGATGAAGACAGTGCGAACATAAACATCCAAGCTTATTTTGCAGAAATGCAGGCGCTAAAGATGCAACTTAACCAACAATTATTCATGAATTTACACTCGCTTGAAACGCATCTGGCGATTTATCCGATTGGTAGCATCTATCAAAAACATCTAGACCAATTTAGTCAAAGCGCTGATGTTAACCAAACTATTGGCGTAAAAAATGATACGAAAGCACGGCAACTCAGCAGCATTTTGTATTTAAATGCAGACTGGCAAACAGACGAAGGCGGCGAATTAAGATTGCATTTGAATGCACTTGAATATTTAGACATATTGCCAACTGCCGGCAAACTAGTACTATTTTTATCGGAAAAATTCTGGCATGAAGTGCGGCCAGCAACGCGCGAACGAGCAAGCCTAACTGGTTGGTTTAGGACGCGTAGCCAATCGCTGATTTAA
- a CDS encoding lytic murein transglycosylase: MNVMPKKQFKINLFSIVNTFFCLIINSAAVADESSHFDTWLAAFKTQAQAQHISAQTIDNTFKGAEYLPRVIKLDRAQPEFISPFLSYVEKRVTTDRVTQGREMLYQHEGLLSKIEAQYGVPKQILVAFWGLETNYGSNKGNFDLPSSLMTLAYEGRRAEFFRNQLLDAMRVVDAGHNTVQGLRGSWAGAMGHMQFMPSTLLKYGVDADADGRIDIWTSLPDAFASAANYLSQVGWRKNELAAIEVKLPIHFDYSQAQLNNRQATLDWKRLGVLQIESNALPVQENAAILLPQGQFGPAFMVFSNFDVIMDWNRSVNYALSVVHLANQLVGDKPIVAGEFADKEGLTFSQMWALQNRLNVLGFDCGTADGFPGLKTQAAIRQFQATQNMTQDGYASPSLYEQLFQP, translated from the coding sequence ATGAATGTAATGCCAAAAAAACAATTCAAAATAAACCTTTTCAGCATAGTTAACACTTTTTTTTGCTTAATAATCAACTCAGCTGCGGTTGCTGATGAGAGCAGTCATTTTGATACTTGGTTGGCCGCATTTAAAACGCAAGCCCAAGCCCAGCACATTTCTGCACAAACTATCGATAACACGTTTAAAGGTGCTGAATATTTACCGCGCGTGATTAAGCTTGATCGCGCACAGCCGGAATTTATTTCACCTTTTTTGAGTTATGTCGAAAAGCGCGTGACGACTGATCGAGTCACACAGGGCAGAGAAATGCTCTATCAGCATGAAGGGCTTTTAAGCAAAATTGAAGCGCAATATGGCGTGCCCAAACAGATATTGGTCGCATTTTGGGGATTGGAAACCAATTACGGCAGCAATAAAGGTAATTTTGATTTGCCATCTAGTTTAATGACGTTGGCTTATGAAGGCCGCCGCGCCGAATTTTTCCGCAACCAATTATTGGATGCCATGCGCGTTGTGGATGCAGGTCACAATACCGTACAAGGTTTGCGCGGTTCTTGGGCGGGCGCGATGGGACATATGCAATTTATGCCATCTACTTTGCTTAAATATGGCGTGGATGCAGATGCAGATGGTCGCATCGATATTTGGACATCGCTGCCTGATGCGTTTGCATCTGCTGCTAATTATTTAAGCCAAGTCGGTTGGCGCAAAAATGAACTAGCAGCAATCGAGGTGAAATTACCCATCCATTTTGATTACAGTCAAGCACAGTTGAATAACCGACAAGCTACGCTTGATTGGAAAAGATTAGGCGTGCTGCAAATTGAAAGTAATGCTTTGCCTGTGCAAGAAAACGCGGCGATTTTGTTGCCGCAAGGGCAGTTTGGCCCTGCGTTTATGGTGTTTAGTAATTTCGATGTCATCATGGATTGGAATCGCTCAGTCAATTATGCGTTGTCTGTTGTGCATTTAGCGAATCAATTAGTGGGTGATAAACCCATTGTGGCAGGCGAATTTGCCGATAAAGAAGGGTTAACTTTTAGCCAAATGTGGGCATTGCAGAACCGTTTAAATGTCTTGGGTTTTGATTGTGGTACAGCAGATGGTTTTCCTGGGCTTAAAACGCAAGCGGCGATTCGGCAATTTCAAGCGACACAGAATATGACGCAAGATGGCTACGCCAGCCCAAGTTTGTATGAGCAATTATTTCAGCCTTAA
- a CDS encoding NAD-dependent epimerase/dehydratase family protein has product MAKILIIGCGDLGTAVALQLHQSQHTVIGLRISQQTLPNGMQTIQADVTKPNTLIQLAHLNPEIIIYCVAASAQTDENYHAHYVQGLKNVLATQIKNIHLQHVFFVSSTRVYGQTHTQNILDENVVAIAADFGGERLLEAENVLSNFPCQSTSLRLSGIYGKGRLYLVNTAKDLSRWPESNSWSNRIHRDDAAGFIAFLVQKVLTQQSVESCYIVTDDMPTLQYDVLTWLANKQFVDTSHIQTPATQGGKRLSNQRLRETGFQLQYPNYQIGYSKVLETL; this is encoded by the coding sequence ATGGCTAAAATATTAATAATTGGTTGCGGTGATTTAGGCACCGCGGTTGCCTTGCAACTGCATCAATCTCAACATACAGTCATTGGCTTAAGAATTAGCCAGCAAACTTTGCCTAACGGTATGCAAACTATTCAAGCGGATGTGACAAAGCCAAATACATTAATCCAATTAGCGCATCTTAACCCTGAAATCATTATCTATTGCGTTGCGGCCAGCGCGCAGACCGATGAAAATTACCATGCACATTATGTACAGGGGCTAAAAAACGTATTGGCGACACAAATAAAAAATATCCATTTACAGCATGTATTTTTTGTTTCTAGCACGCGCGTATATGGACAAACGCATACGCAAAATATTCTGGATGAAAATGTTGTAGCAATCGCTGCAGATTTTGGTGGTGAGCGTTTGTTAGAAGCTGAAAATGTATTAAGTAATTTTCCTTGTCAGTCAACGTCTTTGCGGCTATCAGGCATTTACGGCAAAGGACGATTATATCTAGTGAATACAGCAAAAGACCTAAGCCGTTGGCCCGAAAGTAATAGTTGGAGTAATCGCATCCATCGTGATGATGCCGCTGGTTTCATCGCATTTTTAGTGCAAAAAGTCTTAACTCAGCAGTCGGTTGAGAGTTGTTATATCGTGACTGACGATATGCCAACTTTGCAATATGACGTGCTGACATGGTTGGCGAACAAACAGTTTGTCGATACTAGTCATATTCAAACACCCGCAACGCAAGGCGGTAAGCGCTTAAGTAACCAGCGTTTGCGCGAGACAGGTTTTCAGTTGCAATATCCAAATTACCAAATTGGTTATAGTAAAGTACTTGAAACACTTTAA
- a CDS encoding NUDIX domain-containing protein, translating to MSLDLTEHCISSETIASGGMLTVKRDQVRLPNGHSSQREYVTHPGAVVIVPILPNGNVILERQFRYPLHQVFIELPAGKIDAGEEILITGQRELLEETGYSASDWIKLGYQHPCIGYSNEVIYMYSARGLTAGAHQRDADEALEVFEASFADCMHMIQTGEITDGKTIVALFFAEKYLFQHD from the coding sequence ATGAGTCTTGATTTAACCGAACATTGTATTAGCTCCGAAACCATTGCATCTGGCGGCATGTTGACTGTAAAGCGCGATCAAGTGCGTTTGCCGAACGGACATTCCAGCCAGCGTGAATATGTGACACATCCTGGCGCGGTGGTGATTGTGCCTATTTTGCCAAATGGCAACGTTATATTAGAGCGTCAGTTTCGCTATCCTTTACATCAGGTTTTTATTGAATTACCTGCAGGAAAAATCGACGCGGGTGAAGAAATTTTAATCACAGGTCAGCGTGAGTTGCTAGAAGAAACGGGTTACAGCGCAAGTGATTGGATAAAACTCGGTTATCAACATCCGTGTATCGGTTATTCGAATGAAGTGATTTACATGTATTCAGCGCGCGGATTAACGGCTGGCGCACATCAACGCGATGCTGATGAGGCATTAGAAGTATTTGAAGCATCATTCGCAGATTGTATGCACATGATTCAAACGGGTGAAATTACCGACGGTAAAACAATCGTCGCGCTATTTTTTGCAGAAAAATATCTGTTTCAGCATGACTAA